A single genomic interval of Flavihumibacter rivuli harbors:
- a CDS encoding MotA/TolQ/ExbB proton channel family protein, with product MNLFLLQIADTARRLADSTQAALGASPAPKMNLIDLLMQGGVLMIPLALLFVLAVYFFFERFIAINKAGKIDANFMSIIRDHILSGNVSAARSLAKNTNNPVARMIDKGIQRIGKPIDAIEKSMENVGKLEMYKMERNLSVLSLISGVAPMFGFLGTIVGMVQLFFGISSTGEYTLSTIASGIYVKMITSATGLIIGLLAYVGHSFLNAQIDKTVNKMEAASAEFIDTLQEPTR from the coding sequence ATGAATCTATTCCTGTTGCAGATCGCCGATACTGCCAGAAGGCTGGCAGATAGTACCCAAGCGGCGTTAGGTGCGAGTCCTGCCCCTAAGATGAACCTGATAGACCTGCTGATGCAAGGTGGTGTATTGATGATACCGCTTGCCCTGCTTTTTGTGCTTGCAGTTTATTTTTTCTTTGAACGCTTTATTGCCATCAATAAGGCTGGAAAGATCGATGCCAATTTCATGAGCATTATCCGTGACCATATCCTGAGTGGAAATGTAAGTGCGGCCCGCTCCCTGGCAAAGAATACCAATAACCCGGTAGCCCGGATGATCGATAAAGGTATCCAGCGTATCGGCAAGCCGATTGATGCGATCGAGAAGAGTATGGAAAACGTAGGAAAACTGGAGATGTATAAAATGGAACGCAACCTTTCGGTATTGTCCCTGATTTCAGGTGTGGCACCGATGTTTGGCTTTCTCGGTACCATTGTGGGGATGGTGCAGTTATTCTTTGGAATTTCCTCTACCGGAGAATATACCCTCAGTACCATTGCCAGTGGTATCTATGTAAAGATGATCACCTCCGCAACAGGTTTGATCATCGGATTGCTGGCCTATGTGGGGCATAGTTTCCTCAATGCGCAGATCGATAAGACGGTGAACAAAATGGAGGCTGCGAGTGCAGAGTTTATCGATACCCTGCAGGAACCAACAAGGTAG
- the prmC gene encoding peptide chain release factor N(5)-glutamine methyltransferase, producing the protein MNIKEAYDQLRFSLDKIYPEKESMLITGMLMEKITGLTEMDMRKNASKALTNPQIIRFQTWQSELTNHRPIQYVLNEAWFWKYPFKVDERVLIPRPETEELVEWVIKDEKGAHPNPCILDIGTGSGCIPITLSLELPNARVHTCDISEGAIALATENASSLGANISFHHLDFLDNASWGQLPRPDIIISNPPYIPKAESHQMDPHVVKFEPGIALFVPDNDAVVFYAAIAGFAMQNVKPGARIYVEIHENLAGQVREAFETAGLVDIQTRKDLQGKDRMIKALCPK; encoded by the coding sequence ATGAACATTAAGGAAGCATATGATCAATTGAGGTTTTCGCTGGATAAGATATACCCTGAGAAGGAATCAATGCTTATTACAGGCATGTTGATGGAAAAAATCACCGGGTTAACAGAAATGGATATGCGAAAAAATGCTTCAAAAGCCCTTACAAACCCCCAGATTATCCGTTTCCAAACCTGGCAATCGGAACTCACCAACCATAGGCCAATTCAATATGTATTAAACGAAGCCTGGTTCTGGAAATATCCTTTTAAAGTAGATGAACGGGTTTTGATCCCAAGACCAGAAACGGAAGAATTGGTAGAATGGGTTATAAAAGATGAAAAAGGAGCCCATCCCAATCCCTGTATCCTTGACATTGGCACCGGAAGTGGTTGTATCCCCATTACACTCTCCCTGGAACTGCCCAATGCCAGGGTCCACACCTGCGATATCAGTGAAGGAGCAATTGCCTTAGCTACTGAGAATGCCAGCAGCCTGGGGGCAAATATCAGCTTCCACCATCTGGACTTCCTTGACAACGCAAGCTGGGGGCAGCTACCCCGGCCAGACATCATCATCAGCAACCCACCTTATATCCCAAAGGCAGAAAGCCACCAGATGGATCCGCATGTTGTGAAATTCGAACCCGGCATAGCACTTTTTGTACCGGATAACGATGCCGTTGTTTTTTATGCAGCCATCGCAGGATTTGCCATGCAAAACGTAAAACCCGGAGCAAGGATCTATGTTGAGATTCATGAAAACCTGGCTGGCCAGGTAAGGGAGGCTTTTGAGACTGCTGGCCTGGTCGACATCCAAACCAGGAAGGATCTTCAGGGAAAGGACCGGATGATCAAAGCCCTATGCCCAAAATAA
- the pepT gene encoding peptidase T, translated as MPKIIHFMANAYAYTVKDRFLRYVKVDTQSDPQATCFPSTEKQKDLGRMLVEELKAIGLQDAEMDENGYVYATIPSNSPRNVPVICFCSHMDTAPDCSGAGVKPIVHHRYDGSDIVLPDDPTQVISVKDHPYLAEKVGDDIITASGTTLLGADDKAGVAIIMDLANYLVQHPEIKHGKIRILFTPDEEVGRGVEKLDLAKLGADIGYTLDAGELGSLEEENFSADGVTVTFHGVSAHPGYAKGKMVNALKVAAAFLDALPKEGLSPETTSGRDGFVHPVYLSGIAEKATLQFIIRDFITERLGEYEYLLQHTLDEVLKQFPGAKAEFEVKEQYRNMREVLDRHPAVVANAEEAMRRLGITARKHPIRGGTDGSRLSYMGLPCPNIFTGEMALHSKHEYVSVQDMQKSVDVLVELVQIWEQQA; from the coding sequence TTGCCCAAAATTATTCATTTCATGGCCAATGCATATGCATATACCGTCAAGGATAGGTTTTTACGCTATGTTAAGGTAGATACGCAGAGTGACCCGCAAGCTACCTGTTTCCCTTCTACTGAAAAGCAAAAGGACCTGGGAAGGATGCTGGTAGAGGAGTTGAAAGCAATAGGGCTGCAGGATGCCGAAATGGATGAGAACGGGTATGTATATGCGACAATACCTTCCAATTCGCCCAGAAATGTTCCTGTAATTTGTTTCTGTTCCCATATGGATACGGCTCCTGACTGCAGTGGAGCCGGCGTGAAGCCCATAGTACATCATAGGTACGATGGCAGTGATATCGTTTTGCCGGATGACCCAACCCAGGTGATCAGTGTGAAAGATCATCCTTATCTCGCGGAAAAGGTAGGGGATGATATCATTACTGCTTCCGGTACTACATTGCTGGGTGCCGACGATAAAGCTGGTGTGGCCATTATAATGGACCTGGCTAATTACCTGGTGCAGCATCCGGAAATAAAGCATGGGAAGATCAGGATATTGTTCACCCCTGACGAGGAGGTGGGAAGGGGAGTGGAGAAACTTGACCTGGCAAAGCTTGGGGCTGATATTGGCTATACACTGGATGCAGGGGAATTGGGTAGTCTGGAAGAAGAAAATTTTTCAGCCGATGGTGTTACGGTTACCTTTCATGGTGTAAGTGCCCATCCGGGATATGCCAAGGGGAAGATGGTAAATGCCTTAAAAGTAGCAGCTGCATTTTTAGATGCCTTGCCGAAAGAAGGGTTGTCGCCGGAAACCACTTCAGGAAGGGACGGATTCGTTCATCCTGTCTACCTGTCCGGTATAGCCGAAAAAGCCACCCTGCAGTTTATCATTCGTGACTTTATTACTGAGCGTTTGGGGGAATATGAATATTTACTGCAGCATACCCTGGATGAAGTGTTGAAGCAGTTTCCCGGGGCAAAGGCAGAATTTGAAGTGAAGGAACAATACCGGAATATGAGGGAGGTGCTGGATCGGCATCCCGCTGTAGTAGCCAATGCAGAAGAGGCTATGCGCAGGTTGGGGATCACTGCCAGGAAGCATCCGATCAGGGGCGGAACCGATGGGTCAAGGCTGTCCTATATGGGCCTTCCTTGTCCAAACATCTTCACTGGTGAGATGGCGTTACATAGCAAGCATGAATACGTAAGCGTACAGGATATGCAGAAGAGCGTAGATGTGCTGGTGGAACTGGTGCAGATCTGGGAGCAGCAAGCATGA
- the fmt gene encoding methionyl-tRNA formyltransferase: MDYQSLKIVFMGTPEFAVASLDALVQAGCTIAGVATAPDKPAGRGMQLQQSAVKQYAVEKGFRILQPVKLKDPLFIEELRALQADLQVVVAFRMLPEIVWDMPPMGTINVHGSLLPDYRGAAPINWAVINGESQTGVTTFQLQHAIDTGNILLQESMAIGPEENAGSVHDRMKILGANLLVKTIKGLATGEVKPVPQDDLINRLGREPHHAPKIFTETCTINWEQEIDKINNLIRGLSPYPAAFTQLEGKILKVFAASKEHTRPDISPGQFKTDGKTYLKFAGKDGYLHLSEIQLQGKKRMPIGDFLRGYRFQQA, from the coding sequence ATGGATTACCAATCATTGAAGATCGTTTTCATGGGCACCCCAGAGTTCGCCGTTGCTTCGCTGGATGCCCTTGTCCAGGCTGGATGCACTATCGCGGGAGTGGCAACTGCCCCTGACAAACCTGCGGGAAGGGGCATGCAACTCCAGCAAAGTGCTGTAAAGCAGTATGCAGTGGAGAAAGGTTTTCGCATATTGCAGCCCGTTAAACTGAAAGACCCTCTATTTATAGAAGAGCTCAGGGCGTTGCAGGCAGACCTGCAGGTTGTGGTGGCATTCAGGATGCTGCCTGAGATCGTTTGGGATATGCCGCCTATGGGCACCATCAATGTCCACGGTTCCTTATTACCGGACTATCGAGGGGCAGCTCCCATCAATTGGGCTGTCATCAATGGTGAATCACAAACCGGGGTAACCACTTTCCAGTTGCAGCACGCCATTGACACAGGGAATATCCTCTTACAGGAATCCATGGCCATCGGTCCGGAAGAAAACGCAGGGTCCGTGCATGACCGCATGAAGATCCTGGGCGCCAACTTACTGGTAAAGACCATCAAAGGCCTGGCAACCGGGGAAGTAAAGCCTGTTCCACAGGATGACCTGATCAACCGACTGGGAAGGGAGCCCCACCATGCCCCTAAGATCTTTACAGAAACCTGCACCATCAATTGGGAGCAGGAAATAGACAAAATCAATAACCTCATTCGCGGTCTTTCTCCCTACCCAGCTGCTTTCACCCAATTGGAAGGCAAAATCCTTAAAGTGTTCGCAGCGAGCAAGGAGCATACGCGACCCGATATCTCCCCCGGACAGTTTAAAACGGATGGCAAGACCTACCTGAAATTTGCAGGCAAGGATGGCTATCTCCATTTGTCCGAGATACAGTTACAAGGCAAGAAGCGAATGCCAATCGGGGACTTCCTGAGGGGGTACCGTTTTCAACAAGCGTAA
- a CDS encoding bestrophin family protein — translation MISYDTKDWFTFIFRFHKADTVRKLFPLILAISAYSALVAFLEVEVLQLSEQSHIKNISLMHNMLGFVISMLLVFRTNTAYDRWWEGRKLWGALTNNSRNLAIKINNILAPDDVVNRSFFRKSIPLYAQVLRNHLQSESTRLALDESPHEDLDLDHSRHLPNQVANMLFKRTHELYKNGSISGDQLIILNNELTAFTDICGACERIKNTPIPFSYSSFLKKFIFFYVMTLPLGFVFSLGYIVIPVVAFIFYVLASLEMVGEEIEDPFGNDANDVPTSKIADNIRVHVCELLH, via the coding sequence ATGATCAGCTACGATACCAAAGACTGGTTCACCTTCATCTTCCGCTTTCACAAAGCCGATACGGTAAGGAAATTATTCCCCCTCATCCTTGCCATTTCAGCTTATTCGGCATTGGTAGCCTTTCTTGAAGTTGAAGTACTCCAGCTATCAGAACAAAGTCATATCAAGAACATTTCCCTCATGCACAACATGTTGGGATTTGTCATTTCCATGTTATTGGTTTTCCGCACCAATACCGCATATGACCGCTGGTGGGAAGGAAGGAAACTTTGGGGTGCCCTCACCAATAACAGCAGGAACCTTGCCATCAAGATCAATAATATCCTTGCCCCAGACGATGTGGTAAACAGGTCTTTTTTCCGCAAATCGATTCCCTTGTATGCCCAGGTACTTAGAAACCACCTGCAGAGTGAATCTACCAGGCTTGCCCTGGATGAATCGCCCCATGAGGACCTTGACCTTGACCATTCCAGGCACCTGCCTAACCAGGTGGCCAACATGCTCTTCAAAAGAACCCATGAGTTATATAAGAACGGCTCAATCTCCGGCGACCAATTGATCATATTGAACAACGAACTGACCGCTTTCACTGATATCTGTGGCGCCTGCGAAAGGATAAAGAACACTCCCATTCCTTTTTCCTATAGTTCATTCCTTAAAAAATTCATCTTCTTTTATGTGATGACCCTGCCCCTGGGCTTCGTATTCAGCCTGGGGTATATTGTAATACCAGTAGTGGCTTTTATTTTCTATGTCCTTGCCAGTTTAGAAATGGTTGGGGAAGAGATAGAAGACCCTTTTGGAAATGACGCAAACGATGTCCCTACTTCAAAAATAGCAGACAATATCCGCGTCCACGTATGTGAGCTCCTTCATTGA
- a CDS encoding SPFH domain-containing protein yields the protein MPEFILSNLWVLIVILLLFAGLKTINQGTVGVVTMFGKYRRVLHPGLNFIIPFIEQISKRVSIQNRSVEMEFQAVTADQANVYFKSMLLYAVQNEDEGTIKKVAFKFISDRDLMQALSRTIEGTIRSFVATKRQAEILALRKEIVEYVKDQIDQLLEEWGYHLLDLQINDITFDQAIMDSMSKVVASNNLKAAAENEGQALLITKTKAAEAEGNAIKIAAEAEREAARLRGQGVALFREEVAKGMTEAAERMKQANLDTNVILFSMWTEAIKNFAEYGKGNVIFLDGSADGMEKTMKQIQGMMMKQIGEK from the coding sequence ATGCCAGAGTTTATCTTATCCAATTTATGGGTGCTCATTGTTATCCTGCTTCTTTTTGCGGGTCTAAAAACCATTAACCAGGGTACTGTGGGCGTAGTGACCATGTTCGGTAAGTACCGCCGGGTGTTACATCCCGGTTTGAATTTCATCATCCCTTTTATTGAACAGATATCCAAGCGGGTATCTATCCAGAACCGTTCAGTGGAAATGGAGTTCCAGGCTGTTACAGCCGACCAGGCCAATGTTTACTTTAAAAGCATGCTGTTGTATGCGGTGCAGAATGAAGATGAGGGAACCATTAAGAAGGTAGCTTTCAAGTTCATCAGTGACCGAGACCTGATGCAGGCATTATCACGGACCATTGAGGGTACCATACGATCCTTTGTTGCGACCAAAAGGCAGGCAGAGATCCTGGCTTTGAGGAAAGAGATCGTGGAGTATGTGAAGGACCAGATCGACCAGTTGCTGGAGGAATGGGGGTACCACCTGCTGGACCTGCAGATCAATGATATCACCTTTGACCAGGCGATCATGGACTCCATGAGTAAGGTAGTGGCTTCCAATAACCTCAAGGCTGCGGCAGAAAATGAAGGCCAGGCATTATTGATCACCAAGACCAAGGCTGCAGAAGCGGAAGGTAATGCTATTAAGATCGCTGCTGAAGCAGAAAGGGAGGCCGCCAGGCTGCGTGGCCAGGGTGTGGCGCTGTTCCGTGAGGAAGTTGCAAAAGGTATGACGGAAGCGGCCGAAAGAATGAAGCAGGCCAACCTGGATACCAACGTGATCCTTTTCAGTATGTGGACAGAAGCCATCAAGAACTTTGCAGAATATGGAAAGGGCAATGTGATCTTCCTGGATGGAAGCGCGGATGGTATGGAAAAGACCATGAAGCAGATCCAGGGAATGATGATGAAGCAGATTGGTGAGAAGTAA
- a CDS encoding FKBP-type peptidyl-prolyl cis-trans isomerase has translation MQQVKSGDTVRVHYHGRLTDGTTFDSSEGRDPLEFEVGSGMVIAGFDNGVMGMAIGDKKTVHIAVDDAYGPKNPEMVIEFPRNQVPEGMPLEKGMRLNLNNSAGQVVPVVITEIGEESILLDANHPLAGEDLVFDIELVEIIGAPSRIIMP, from the coding sequence ATGCAACAAGTAAAATCAGGCGATACCGTTCGTGTTCATTATCATGGTCGCCTAACTGATGGAACAACCTTCGATAGTTCTGAAGGTCGTGATCCGCTCGAGTTTGAAGTTGGAAGTGGAATGGTTATCGCAGGTTTTGACAATGGCGTGATGGGCATGGCGATCGGCGACAAGAAAACTGTTCATATCGCGGTTGATGATGCCTATGGTCCCAAGAATCCTGAAATGGTGATCGAATTTCCCCGTAACCAGGTTCCCGAAGGAATGCCGCTGGAGAAGGGAATGCGCCTGAACCTCAACAACAGCGCTGGCCAGGTTGTGCCAGTAGTGATCACTGAGATCGGTGAAGAGTCTATCCTGCTGGATGCTAACCATCCACTTGCCGGTGAAGACCTCGTCTTCGATATTGAACTGGTAGAGATCATTGGAGCCCCTTCAAGGATCATCATGCCTTAA
- a CDS encoding transglutaminase-like domain-containing protein, with product MRVLFISILNLILFTGKVFSQYQNSDEEGLNYSSSLKKLNKKARYGAYSIQKEVDFGTGKGIQGIPIVTAEEKGVVEMASIQDKSFVGYMLEYNQFVKVMDYDFEIFYKDKFRSQRYPPARVSLTDDEIFLDDSYGMVYGFEASEAGQRSRFKYKYQYTDAKYFTRVFFHQGIPVLKNSISLKVPAWLELDIAEKNFKGFKIKKEVKKEKNYTVYTYTAENLVGYKQEPSSLARPYFLPHLILTVRGYTVDQKKYNGFRSLDDMYSWYNFLYKKAENKPEVLKDQVQQLTAGKKTDEEKIKSIYYWVQDNIRYIAFEEGYSGFIPHTVQDVFKNKYGDCKGMANLVTEMLKLAGYEAHFAWVGTRDIPYDRREVQSMCVDNHAISVLYYKGKPYFIDGTEKYASFGTNAYRIQGKSVLVEFGDQYKVEDVPAASMSDNQMSTKVRLKLQGDKIVGHVTMTYDGASRNLFHYYYNSIPVNRRKEFMNEVVKLSNRNTEVANVKTSDFKNRDIPIVIEGDVVLSNQITKVNDQYYVGIDFFPGSITRFIPDEERINPININDVFLTADEVVLELPKGAMVKSLPAAFNASYLGNEMEGSYTVNGNTVTLKKVMKLNSPVIHNADFAGWKSFVNQIKSFNRNNITVQIP from the coding sequence ATGAGAGTACTATTCATTAGTATACTTAACCTTATCTTATTTACCGGAAAAGTTTTCTCCCAGTACCAGAATTCAGATGAAGAAGGTCTTAATTATTCCAGCTCCCTTAAGAAATTAAACAAGAAAGCCAGGTATGGTGCCTATTCCATCCAAAAGGAAGTGGATTTTGGAACAGGCAAAGGTATCCAGGGTATCCCTATTGTTACTGCCGAAGAGAAAGGTGTTGTAGAGATGGCCTCTATACAAGACAAGTCCTTTGTTGGATATATGCTGGAGTACAACCAGTTTGTTAAAGTGATGGACTATGATTTTGAGATCTTTTACAAGGATAAGTTCAGGAGCCAGAGATATCCGCCCGCACGTGTTTCCCTGACTGATGATGAAATATTCCTTGACGATAGTTATGGGATGGTGTATGGGTTTGAAGCCAGTGAAGCCGGCCAGCGAAGCAGGTTCAAGTATAAGTACCAATATACTGACGCTAAATATTTCACCAGGGTATTCTTTCATCAGGGTATTCCAGTATTAAAGAATTCGATCAGCCTTAAAGTTCCTGCTTGGCTGGAATTGGATATAGCTGAAAAGAACTTCAAAGGGTTCAAGATCAAAAAAGAGGTGAAGAAGGAAAAGAACTATACTGTATACACGTATACAGCTGAGAATCTTGTTGGCTATAAGCAGGAGCCGTCATCGCTTGCCAGGCCTTATTTCCTTCCACACCTGATCCTCACCGTAAGGGGGTATACAGTTGACCAGAAGAAGTACAATGGATTCAGGTCCCTCGATGATATGTACAGCTGGTATAATTTCCTTTATAAGAAAGCAGAGAACAAACCTGAAGTGCTGAAAGACCAGGTGCAACAACTTACAGCCGGGAAGAAAACCGACGAAGAAAAGATAAAATCCATTTATTATTGGGTTCAGGACAATATCCGTTACATAGCATTTGAAGAAGGTTATTCAGGTTTCATACCGCATACCGTGCAGGATGTATTCAAGAACAAGTATGGTGATTGTAAGGGAATGGCAAACCTGGTAACTGAAATGCTTAAACTGGCTGGTTACGAAGCCCATTTTGCCTGGGTAGGCACCAGGGATATTCCGTATGACCGGCGTGAAGTACAGTCAATGTGTGTGGATAACCATGCTATTTCTGTATTGTATTACAAGGGTAAGCCCTACTTCATTGATGGAACGGAGAAATATGCTTCATTTGGGACCAATGCCTATCGCATCCAGGGAAAGAGTGTATTGGTTGAGTTTGGTGACCAGTATAAGGTTGAGGATGTGCCTGCGGCTTCCATGTCAGATAATCAGATGAGCACTAAAGTTCGTTTGAAACTACAGGGTGATAAAATAGTAGGCCATGTGACTATGACCTATGATGGTGCTTCCCGAAACCTCTTCCATTATTATTACAATAGCATACCGGTCAACAGGAGAAAGGAATTTATGAATGAAGTGGTGAAACTAAGCAACCGAAATACGGAGGTCGCCAATGTCAAAACTTCGGATTTCAAGAACCGTGATATCCCCATTGTGATCGAGGGAGATGTGGTATTGAGTAATCAAATCACTAAGGTCAACGACCAGTATTATGTTGGTATTGACTTTTTCCCTGGGTCCATAACCAGGTTCATACCGGATGAAGAGCGGATAAATCCGATCAATATCAACGATGTTTTCCTTACCGCCGATGAGGTTGTGCTGGAGCTGCCTAAGGGGGCAATGGTGAAATCATTACCAGCTGCTTTTAACGCGAGTTATCTGGGCAATGAGATGGAGGGCAGCTATACCGTGAATGGCAATACGGTTACCTTGAAAAAGGTGATGAAGTTAAATTCTCCAGTTATTCACAATGCAGACTTTGCTGGTTGGAAGTCCTTTGTTAACCAGATCAAATCATTCAATAGAAACAACATTACTGTTCAAATTCCCTGA
- a CDS encoding ExbD/TolR family protein has protein sequence MNLRKRIRGHAEVHTGALNDILFILLLFFLIVSTLANPNVIKLSQPKAKSDTKAKQTVVVSIDANNQFYVGTSKVSLEELKAKLQPILARETDQPSVVINADKQVPVENVVAVMRVARELGARSVLAVDKNGAQ, from the coding sequence ATGAATTTAAGAAAGCGAATAAGGGGGCATGCAGAAGTGCACACGGGGGCATTGAACGATATCCTGTTCATTCTGTTGTTGTTCTTCCTCATTGTGTCCACCCTTGCCAACCCCAATGTGATCAAGCTTTCCCAGCCCAAGGCCAAGAGTGATACCAAGGCTAAACAGACCGTGGTGGTGAGTATTGACGCCAATAACCAATTCTATGTGGGGACCTCAAAGGTTTCGCTGGAGGAGCTGAAAGCAAAATTGCAGCCCATATTAGCCAGGGAAACCGATCAGCCTTCTGTGGTGATCAATGCGGACAAACAGGTGCCAGTTGAGAATGTTGTTGCGGTGATGCGGGTGGCCAGGGAATTGGGGGCCAGGTCCGTTTTGGCCGTTGATAAGAATGGCGCACAGTAA
- a CDS encoding CPBP family intramembrane glutamic endopeptidase: MAKPADYPKPITTGWLRVLIFTGTYLATMVAVNFIIQSLTRNISGINPAGYALLTFLVLGAFSFLLVKVFCKALDKRPFLELGWQDEDRLRNTLTGSALAMAILGTGTIILVANNNLKWMDVTANGPALALSFALMLIVSFTEELVFRGYILRNLIDSFPPAFSLAISALVFALFHGANPGSNWLALANVFLAGILLGLNYLFTGSLWFGIGLHFWWNFLQGPILGYSVSGLGLPSLLNTYLDGPPFLTGGSFGFEGSILNTVLDLLSIGILAFIYSRLFEKDIQLLFRKRQENKD, encoded by the coding sequence ATGGCAAAGCCTGCTGATTACCCAAAGCCCATCACCACTGGTTGGCTGAGGGTATTGATCTTTACCGGCACCTACCTGGCTACCATGGTGGCCGTTAACTTTATCATACAGTCCCTTACCCGAAACATTTCAGGGATCAACCCTGCAGGCTATGCACTCCTGACCTTCCTGGTCCTTGGCGCCTTTAGCTTCTTACTGGTCAAGGTCTTTTGCAAGGCATTGGACAAAAGGCCATTCCTGGAGCTGGGATGGCAAGATGAAGACCGGCTTCGAAACACCCTTACCGGATCTGCTTTAGCCATGGCTATCCTGGGAACCGGCACAATTATACTGGTTGCCAATAACAACCTAAAATGGATGGATGTTACCGCTAATGGACCAGCACTGGCCCTGTCATTTGCATTGATGCTGATCGTTTCCTTTACCGAAGAACTGGTATTCAGGGGATATATTCTCCGCAACCTCATTGACTCTTTTCCACCTGCCTTTTCATTGGCGATAAGCGCACTGGTATTCGCCCTTTTCCATGGTGCCAACCCTGGCAGTAACTGGCTGGCACTTGCCAATGTTTTCCTGGCAGGAATTTTACTCGGACTCAATTACCTTTTCACCGGCAGCCTGTGGTTTGGCATTGGACTTCATTTTTGGTGGAATTTCCTGCAGGGGCCGATTCTAGGTTATTCGGTAAGTGGACTAGGACTTCCTTCCCTTCTGAATACTTACCTGGATGGGCCCCCATTTCTCACGGGCGGATCCTTTGGCTTCGAAGGAAGCATCCTGAATACCGTTCTAGACCTTCTATCAATAGGCATACTTGCATTCATCTACAGCAGGCTTTTTGAAAAAGACATCCAACTGCTATTCAGGAAAAGACAGGAGAATAAGGATTAA
- a CDS encoding exo-beta-N-acetylmuramidase NamZ family protein: protein MKSFLSFIFFLAITLSGLFTNAQRIQPGAERFDQYLPLLKGKRVGLFANQTTVVHDTVHLVDVLTSKGVKLQKIFAPEHGFRGTADAGEKVDNAVDSRTGIPVVSLYGKKRKAGADELKDVDVMVFDVQDVGVRFYTYISSLEEFVESAILHNKPVVVLDRPNPNGFYIDGPVLDRKFRSFVGMQPVPVVYGMTMGEYAQMLVGEKWFSQEINNKLNATPKQAKRRKSNGFSLTIISCGNYTHKSKYTLPVKPSPNLPDMTAIYWYPSTCYFEGTVLSEGRGTDHPFLIFGHPNLPKNLYSFTPTSRAGAKEPKLKDQQCFGWNLYSSPEAALNGINGQLQLKYLLEAYRLFPDKANFFLAAKSGKEEDYFFNKLVGNASLMEQIRTGKSESEIRKSWEPGLNQFKAIRKKYLLYPDFY from the coding sequence ATGAAAAGTTTCCTCTCCTTCATCTTTTTCCTGGCCATAACCCTGTCAGGATTGTTCACCAATGCGCAGCGCATCCAACCCGGCGCTGAAAGGTTCGACCAATACCTTCCCCTGCTGAAAGGCAAGCGGGTCGGGCTATTCGCCAACCAGACCACTGTTGTTCATGATACCGTACACCTTGTTGATGTCCTGACCAGCAAGGGCGTTAAACTGCAAAAGATCTTCGCCCCGGAACACGGGTTCAGGGGAACAGCCGATGCCGGTGAAAAAGTGGATAACGCGGTGGATTCTCGTACAGGCATCCCCGTTGTGTCCCTCTATGGCAAAAAGCGAAAAGCCGGGGCTGACGAACTAAAGGATGTGGATGTGATGGTGTTTGATGTACAGGATGTGGGTGTAAGGTTCTATACTTACATTTCATCATTGGAAGAGTTCGTTGAATCGGCCATCCTGCACAATAAGCCGGTAGTGGTGCTGGACCGCCCCAATCCTAATGGCTTCTACATAGACGGACCAGTACTTGACAGGAAATTCCGCTCCTTTGTTGGCATGCAGCCTGTACCGGTAGTTTATGGAATGACCATGGGCGAATATGCCCAAATGCTGGTAGGTGAAAAATGGTTCAGCCAGGAAATCAACAACAAACTCAATGCCACACCCAAGCAGGCAAAAAGACGCAAAAGCAATGGTTTCAGCCTTACCATTATCAGCTGCGGTAATTACACCCATAAAAGCAAGTACACCCTGCCCGTCAAACCTTCTCCCAACCTGCCGGACATGACCGCCATCTATTGGTATCCTTCCACCTGCTATTTTGAGGGCACTGTACTGAGCGAAGGCAGGGGAACGGATCATCCTTTCCTCATATTCGGCCATCCGAACCTTCCCAAAAACCTTTATTCCTTTACCCCAACCTCCAGGGCCGGGGCAAAGGAACCTAAACTTAAAGACCAGCAATGCTTTGGCTGGAACCTTTATAGTTCCCCTGAAGCAGCGCTCAACGGGATCAATGGCCAGCTTCAACTGAAGTACCTGCTGGAAGCCTATCGCCTGTTTCCTGATAAGGCCAATTTCTTCCTGGCAGCTAAATCCGGCAAGGAAGAAGACTATTTCTTCAATAAGTTGGTGGGCAACGCCTCCCTGATGGAGCAGATCAGGACCGGCAAGAGTGAATCGGAGATCCGTAAAAGCTGGGAACCCGGGTTAAACCAATTCAAGGCTATTAGGAAAAAATATTTATTGTACCCTGACTTCTATTGA